One stretch of Solenopsis invicta isolate M01_SB chromosome 16, UNIL_Sinv_3.0, whole genome shotgun sequence DNA includes these proteins:
- the LOC105196082 gene encoding dnaJ homolog subfamily C member 22 translates to MEKVKENGQIDKEHKSTKSTLWAYFFWLFGGLFGAHHVYLGRDDQAFVYISTFGGYVGCGFLRDIYRIPAYVADANDDPAFIEDFKRKVRANRKPPFSGVRFAAETAVAYLWAELFNSAIPQEEIYGINFRHLLILIPAVVALGVWVVGNIGREQGSIWAALVTAYLFYPTLYYIGDDTMWIFLMVVISSLAFDSFSKQWRLKPRKKRSFIRRMTYLSLAVMVLFAVIGSYLYFNAIITDSEGEEIKLSEAVQHFLTSPIWTEFKASLEATWNQARHQGFWATWAQLVDLTDPRGEINAYKVLGLSQTASQNEVTARWRTLSRDNHPDKIKGTEEERHRAQEKFMEIQQAYEILSQAKNRRNRRNRRSEDA, encoded by the exons AtggagaaagtgaaagaaaatgGACAGATTGATAAGGAGCACAAAAGTACAAAGAGTACGCTCTGGGCTTATTTCTTCTGGTTGTTCGGCGGACTCTTCGGAGCGCATCATGTGTACCTTGGCAGAGACGATCAGGCTTTCGTGTACATCAGCACATTCGGTGGTTACGTGGGGTGCGGTTTCCTTAGGGACATTTACAGGATACCCGCCTACGTGGCGGATGCGAATGACGATCCGGCGTTTATCGAGGATTTTAAGCGCAAAGTCAGGGCCAATCGAAAG CCGCCGTTTTCCGGCGTGCGATTCGCGGCAGAAACCGCGGTCGCCTACTTATGGGCCGAGCTGTTCAACAGCGCGATCCCGCAGGAAGAGATTTACGGTATTAATTTCAGGCATTTGCTGATCCTAATACCGGCCGTGGTTGCGCTAG GTGTATGGGTAGTCGGAAATATTGGCCGAGAGCAAGGTTCAATATGGGCAGCGCTTGTCACAGCGTATCTATTTTATCCGACCTTGTATTACATCGGCGACGACACTATGTGGATCTTTCTCATGGTGGTTATCTCAAGCCTGGCCTTCGATTCCTTCAGCAAGCAATGGCGGCTGAAACcgagaaagaaaagaagctTCATCCGGCGAATGACGTACTTAAGTTTAGCAGTCATGGTCTTGTTCGCCGTGATCGGCAGCTACTTATACTTCAACGCGATTATCACAGATAGCGAAGGAGAGGAAATCAAGCTGTCCGAGGCGGTGCAACATTTCCTCACCTCGCCTATCTGGACGGAATTCAAG GCAAGTCTAGAGGCCACGTGGAACCAAGCGAGGCACCAAGGTTTTTGGGCAACGTGGGCGCAACTGGTGGACCTCACGGATCCTCGAGGAGAGATTAACGCTTACAAA GTCCTGGGTCTCTCGCAAACCGCTTCGCAGAATGAAGTCACGGCGCGATGGAGAACTTTGTCCAGGGACAATCATCCTGACAAGATTAAAGGTACGGAGGAGGAAAGACATAGGGCTCAGGAAAAGTTCATGGAGATTCAACAGGCGTATGAGATCTTGTCTCAGGCCAAGAATCGGCGGAACCGACGGAACCGTCGTTCCGAGGATGCCTAA